The genomic interval CCCATCAGCGCGGTCCGCGTGGGCCTGATCGGCGGCCAGCTTGTCATCAACCCGCCGATGGGCGACATGGAACAGAGCGACCTCGACCTCGTCGTGGCCGGTAACAAGCAGAAGATCATCATGATCGAAGCCGGTGCGAACGAAGTCCCCGAAGAGCAGATGATCAAGGCGCTCAAGTTCGGCCATGACGAAATCAAAAAGCTCTGCGACCTTCAGAGCGAGCTCGGCAAAAAGGTGAACAAGCCCAAGCGTGAGTTCGTGAAGCCGCAGGTTTGCGACGAAGTGAAGAAGAAAGTGGCCGCCATCGCGTCGCACCAGGCCTTCAAGCAGGCTTTCTCCGCAGGCTCCAAGGAAGGGCGCGAAGCCGCGGTGCAGTCGCTTTACAAGGACAAGGTCCTGGCCCAGCTCAAGCCCGCGGGCGAAGAAGAGTTCGACGAAAAGCCCGTGAAGACCGCTTTTGAAAAGCTCGAAAAGGAATATGTCCGCGACGTGCTCATCCTCGGCGAAGGCAAGCGAGTCGACGGCCGCGGCGCTTACGACATCCGCGAAGTGACCTGCGACGTGGGAGTACTTCCTCGCACGCATGGCTCCGCGGTGTTTACGCGCGGCCAGACCCAGGCGCTCTGCGTCACGACGCTCGGTACGGGCGACGACGAGCAGAGGATCGAAGCGCTGGAAGGCGAAGTGAAGAAGCGTTTCATGCTTCACTACAATTTCCCGCCGTCTTCTGTCGGCGAAACGGGCCGCACCGGCGGCACCGGACGCCGCGAAATCGGCCACGGCGCTTTGGCCGAACGCGCGCTGAAGCCCGTCGTTCCCACGAGCGAAGATTTTCCGTACGTTGTCCGCCTTGTCTCCGACATTCTCGAATCCAACGGTTCCAGCTCCATGGCCACGGTTTGCGGCGGGACGCTGGCGCTCATGGATGCGGGCGTGCCGCTGAAGGCCCCGGTTGCCGGCATGGCGATCGGCCTGATCACGGACGAAAAACGTTTTAAGGTCCTGACGGACATCGCCGGCATCGAAGACCACCTCGGCGACATGGACTTCAAAGCCGCCGGAACGGCCAAGGGCCTGACCGCGCTGCAGATGGACCTCAAGATCGCGGGCATCTCGGAAGAGATCATGCTCGAAGCGTTTGATCACGCGAAGAAAGCGCGCTTCAAGATCCTGGACATCATTGCCCAGACGATCAAGCAGCCGCGCACGGAGATTTCCGAATTCGCTCCGCGCATCACCACGATCCAGATCAATCCCGAGAAAATCGGCGCGCTCATCGGCCCCGGCGGCAAAGTCATCCGCGGGATTTGCGATGAAACCGGCGCCAAGGTTGAAATCGACGACAGCGGTCTTGTCATGATCGCATCGACCGAAGCCAAGGCCGCCGAACTCGCCGCGCAGCGTGTGCGTGAGATTACGGCCGAAGCCGAAGTCGGCGCCATCTATCAGGGCACGGTCCGCAAGCTCATGGCTTTCGGCGCCTTCTGCGAAATTCTTCCCGGCCAGGACGGGCTCTGCCACGTCTCCGAAGTCGCGGACGGTTTCGTGAAAGACGTGACCGAGTACCTTCGTGTCGGCGACGTCGTTCCCGTGAAAGTCGTCGGCGTTGAAAACGGCAAGATCAGCCTGAGCATCAAGCAGGCGAAAGAAGGCGGCTGGCCCAAGCTTCCCGAGGGCGCTGAGCGCGATACGATCAGCCCGCCGTCGGAACGCAGCAGGGGCGGCGGCCGCGATCGCAGCCGTTCGCGCCGTTAAGACATGAAGGAATACGAAGTCCAGATTAAGCTCCAGCCCCATTTCGAGGGGCTGGAGCTTCCTCAGTACCAGACCGCGGGTTCCAGCGGGCTGGATTTACTGGCCGCTTGCGACGCGGACATTGTCCTGCGTCCCGGCGAGCGCGCCCTGATCCCCACCGGGATTTCCATTTCCCTGCCTCAAGGAACCGAGGCCCAGGTCCGCCCTCGCAGCGGGCTTGCCATCAAGCATGGCGTTACCCTGCTCAACTCCCCGGGCACGATCGACGCCGATTACCGCGGTGAAATCAAGGTCATTGCCATCAATCTGGGGCAGGAAACCTTCACGGTCACCCGCGGCATGCGCATCGCCCAAATGGTGATGGCGGAAGTCATCAAGGCCAAGCTGGTTGTTGCCGATAATTTAAGCACTACCGCTCGCGGCAGCGGCGGCTTCGGCCATACCGGCCATTAACTTTCTGTAACGCCACAACTTAGGCAAATCCGGCTTCACTCGACATGCGAAAAGAGCGAATCAACGAAATCTGGGGAGTCTTTTTCCTTTTGCTGGGGCTTTTTACGCTCGCGAGCCTGCTTTCTTTCGAGCCTAAAGACATCCCGTTTTATACCTCGCATCCCTTTGCCCCGATCCAGAATTACACGGGCGTCATCGGCGCGTACGCCGCGTTCGGCCTCGTCATCACGTTCGGCATCAGCGCTTATCTCATTCCCATGCTTTTCCTGCTGTGGTCGGGGTGCTTCTTCCTCCAGAAAGTCCCCGAGCGCAAAGTCTTCAAATTCCTGGGCCTGGCCATCGCGCTTTTTTCCACGGCAACGCTCGTCGCGATTTCCGTGGCGGCCGAGGCGCGCTTTGACGAGGGCGGCGCCATCGGCTATCTCGCGGGCAGCCATCTCCTAAAATATTTCGGTCCGGTCGGCAGCTACATCGTCGCGGGTTCGTGTCTCCTGCTGTCGCTGCTTCTGGCGACAGACTTCCTGATTTATCCCGTGGTCAAAAAGATTTTCCAGAAGGGCCGCGCCACGATCCATTTCTCCGCGGAAAAAATCAGCGAGATCAAAGAAGAGATTTCCGATCTGACGCATGCGTTCAAACCGGCGTCGGCCGCGGCTAAGTCCGCTCCGGCTGCGAAAGCCGCCAAGGCTCCCGCCGCCGCGAAGGAAAAAGAGCCGCCCGCGCCGAAACTGCCGCCGATCGAAATGAAAGTGAAACGCTACCAGCCGGACGTGCCCGAGGAAGACGCTCAGGCCGAAGACAAGTCAAAGAAATCCAAAGAAAAAGACATCGAAGCGCCCGCGGCGAAAAAGCAGCAGCCGGCCGCGCCGCTTTCCGCTCCCGCGGCCGCTCTTCCTGCCGCGCCGTCCAAGCCCAAGGAAGAATCCGAAAACCGCCACGAAGGCGTGGTCGGTTCCAAGGCCGCGGCCGAATACAAGTTTCCGTCCATCGAACTCTTGAAGCGCCCGTCCGCCGGCCAGGCGAAGAACGATGACCTTCAGGGCAATTCCAGGCTCCTCGAAGAGACGCTCATGCGCTTTGGCATTGAAGTCAAAGTCGTGGAAGTCGAACAGGGCCCGGTCATCACGCGCTATGAGCTTCTCCCCGCGCCAGGCGTCAAAGTCAATTCCATCACGGCGCTGCAGGACGACCTGGCGCTCGCCTTGAAGGCGCGCAGCATCCGCCTCATTGTTCCGATCCCCGGGAAATCTGCCGTGGGCGTGGAAGTCCCGAACCTCGTTTCCAGCGTGGTCAGCCTGCGCGAGCTGATCGATTCCGCGCATTTTCGCGCGAAGAAAGCGGAGCTTCCGCTGGTGCTCGGCAAAGACACAAGCGGCAAGACCCTCATCGCGGACCTGTCCGTCATGCCGCACATCCTGATCGCGGGGACGACGGGCAGCGGCAAGACCGTTTGCGTGAACTCCATCATCACCGGCCTTCTTTATAATTCCACGCCCGAGCAGCTTAAGCTCGTCATGATCGATCCGAAAATGGTGGAGCTCGCGGTCTACAACAAGATTCCGCACATGCTGACGCCGGTGGTCACGAACGTGAAAAAAGCCGCGCACACGCTCAACTGGGTCGTGAATGAAATGGAAAACCGTTACAAGCTGCTGGCGACCTGCGGCGTGCGCAACATCCAGACGTTTAATGCCCGCCCCATGAGCGAAGAGGCTCTGCAGGCAATCCAGGGCAAGGAAGAGTCCGAGAACGTGATTCCCGCGAAGCTGCCGTACATCGTCGTGATCATTGACGAGCTCGCCGACCTCATGCTGACCGCGGCCGACAAGGTCGAGCCCGCGATTGCGCGCCTCGCCCAGCTTGCGCGCGCTGTCGGCATTCATTTGATCCTTGCGACGCAGCGCCCTTCGGTGGACGTCATCACGGGCGTGATCAAGGCCAACTTTCCCGCGCGCATTTCGTTTAAGGTCGCATCAAAGGTCGATTCTCGCACGGTGCTGGATGCGAACGGCGCGGATAAATTGCTCGGCAGGGGCGACATGCTTTTCATGAAGCCCGGCGACGAAAAGCCCACGCGCGGCCAGGCCCCGCTCGTCGTGGACGAAGAAATCAACGGGGTGGTGGATTTCTGGTCGAACCAGGCCAAGCCCGAATATCATCCGGAAATCGCGACCGCGCAGGAGGGCAAGTCTTCCCTCGAAGGCGGCGGAGAAAAAGACGAACTGTTCGACGAAGCCGTGGCCGTGGTCCTGGAAACAGGGCAGGCCTCGACCTCGAACCTGCAGCGCCGCCTGCGCCTCGGCTACACGCGCGCGGCCCGCATCATCGACCAGATGGAAGCCGAAGGCATTATCGGCCCCACCCAGGGCGCCAAGCCGCGCGAAATCCTCATCGCCCAGCACCAGCCCGCGGCCGTTGCCCACCCGTCCGCCGAGTCCGAATCCGCCTAAAAACACCCGAATGATTCATTGACCCGGAATGCCCCATTTTTTATAATAATGGGCCGTTTTTAAGGAATTATCCCCGGTCCTTGCCGGGTAAGCAGTTGTAACGATTTTTCCCTGTCCCGCGTTGATGACGCTGGACTGCGCTGGCGGAGCCGATAGTTTCCGTTCCGCGTGCGGGAATAAAAGACATTCCCCTGTAGCTCAGTTGGTAGAGCAAGTGACTGTTAATCACTTTGTCCCTGGTTCGAGCCCAGGCGGGGGAGTTTATAAGCCCTGCGGGAGTTTTCCCGCAGGGCTTTTTCATGCCTTGACAGTATCTGCATAAGCAGATATAGTTTGGTCATGAAACTGACCAATTTGCAAATCGCGCTGGCTGCCATTGCCGATCCTACGCGGCTTAGAATCATGAACCTCCTTCAAGAAGGAGAGCTATGCGTATGCGACGTGATGAGCGTTCTTAAAGAACCTCAATCCAAGGTGTCGCGCCATCTTGGCTATCTCCGGAAATCGGGATTAGTTGAAGCGCGCAAGCAGGGTCTTTGGATGTATTACCGTTTAGCTAAGCCGAGCGGGAAAACAATTCAGGGCGTTTTTGAGGCTTTGAAATTAGCCCAAAATGACTGCGAAGAGCTGAAAGAAGACCTGCGGGAATTTAATAGAAGCAAAAGCTGTCTGGTAGCCTGTTGTAAGTAAAATTTTTTGGTCAAAATACATCTGCATAAGCAGATATGGAAGGAGGGGTTCCAATGGATTGTTGCAATGGAGGGTGCTGCTAATGAACATGGTTTCAAAAGCCCTGGCGGAGATGGGAGGCGCGTTTGCTCTCATCTTCGTTGGCGCCGGAAGTATTATGCTTTCCGAAAAGCATATTGTCCCGGCTTTTTGTATTCCTCTCGCGTGGGGTCTCATGGTTTCTCTGATGATTATCGCGGTAGGCCATATATCGGGAGCGCATTTTAATCCGGCGGTTACTCTTGCTTTCGCGATAACGAAACGCATTCCGTTTAGCGAAATCTGGTTTTATTGGACGAGTCAGATGATAGGCGGGATTATTGCCGCCAGCCTTTTAGGGGCTTTGAACAAATGAAAACAAAAGTGCTTATCCTATGTACTGGAAATTCCTGCCGTTCTCAAATGGCTGAAGGGATATTGAGGCATTATGGAGCAGATAAATTCGAGGTTTTCAGTGCTGGAACCAAGCCTTCCACAGTCAACAAAATAGCCATTGAGGTCATGCGCGAACTTGGTATTGATATATCCGGCCAACGTTCTAAGAGCGTCAGCGAGTTGTTGGGGCAGCATTTTCACTATGTCATAACTGTTTGTGATAATGCCAAGGAGTCCTGTCCTATTTTCCCGGGGAATAGCACCCAACTCCATTGGGCATTTCCTGACCCGCCGCATGAGAAGACGATTACCGAAGAAGTCCGAAAGGAGTTCCGCAAGGTCCGCGATCTCATTCATACCCGCTTTAAGAAAGTGGCCGAAACGGGAAACTTTTAGGCGACTAAGCTGATTTGGGCGCTTTCCAAGAGGATACGGATCGAAGAAAGTTCAATTTTTAAGGCTTCGGAAAGGTTGCGAAACGCGTCCAACAGGGGGAGTTTTATAAGAAAAGGCCGCTTCGAGTCCAATCGCTGCGGCCTTTTTTTTAGTCTTTGACGCTTTGGGGGGCTGATTCTTTTCGAAGAAATTCTCTGAGGTCATAAGCAGTAGTATGTTCGGGCCCGATCTCCCATTCTTTTTTTCTGCTATGGTGCAGAAGCGTCACAATTCCGGTCTTTGCCTTATGGGCCATTTTTTCAAAACACGCCCTCCGGTCCGGCTCTCGAAGCTCCTTCTCGTATTCCTCTAGAAATCGATCATGAGTCCAATGTTTCCAAATTCTCATTTCCTTCAACTCATAAGAGGGCGCGAGCTCATGCATCCAAGTATAAGGCGCGAGCGTATAAGCATCCATTCCCTCCGGCCACAAAGTTTCCACGAGATATCTTTCGCCATCAGCCGGTTCATAAGTTTCATAAGCGCTTTTCAATTTAAGGGGCATTTTTTCCTCTCTTTCTGTTCAGAAGCGGGGAATCCCGCGAAATACTGTTCATGGACAACCCCCCTATTGAGGAGTATGCTGAATTTATAGGGGGGGAGGTGATTGCTATGGCAGCAGTCCAACAAGGCGGCTCTAAGATGCGGACAATGGAACTCGTTATGCCGGCCCACCTCGGATTTCACCTCCGCATTATCGCGCGGTTCGTGCAGCTTGCCCTCAGATTTCGTTCTTCTATTAAAATTCGAAAAGGAAAGCTCGTTGCTGACGGTAAAAGCATCCTTGGTCTTCTCACGCTGGGAGCTGCGTGGAAGTCAAAGATGGAAATCGAAGTTTGCGGTGATGATGCTGATCAGGTCGTCGAGCGTATTAACGAGTTTTTTTTGATGCAAGAAAATAGATAGACTGAAAGCGGCGTTTGCCCGACGGCGCATTTGTTTTCTCTATTCTGGGGTTTTGTGGATGCTGCTTTCAATGATTCCCGCGGCAATGGCATAGCGGGTCAGGCCCGCGGTGTCATGGATGTTTAACTTTTCCATGAGATGCTGCCGGTGTTTTTCAACCGTTTTGATGCTGATATCAAGTTCCGCGGCGATCTGCTTGTTGGCGTTCCCTTCGGCAATTAATTGAAGCACCTCGACCTCGCGCGAGCTTAGGCTGATCTTTTTCCCTCGAGGAAGAGCTTCCCGGCGGCGCAGTTTCTGATAAAGTTCGGGCAATCGTTTGGCGATGGAGGGGCTGAAAAATCGATTTCCCTTTTGGACTTCCCGGATGGCTTTCGACAAAACCTCGTAAGAAGTCTGCTTGATGATATATCCTGAGGCGCCGAGTAACAGCACCCGCTTGACGTATTCTTCGTCACTATACGCGGAGAGAATGATGATTCGTGCCGCTGGCATAGACTTCAGGATTTGCCGCGTGGCTTCAAATCCGTTCAAAAGCGGCATCGCGATATCCATCACAATTACCGCAGGACGAAGCGCCTTGGCGAGCTGCACGGCCTGGCGGCCGGTTTGCGCCTCACCGACCACTTCGATATCGCCTTCAGCCTCGAGCAGCATCCGAAGCCCTTGCCGGAGAATTTTATGGTCCTCAGCCAGGAGGACGGTGATTCGATTTGCCATTGCTTCGTCTTGCTCCGTTGATGAAAGGAATCTCCACCCGGACCAAAGTGCCTTTGCCGGCCGTGGACTCGATCGTAAAGCTGCCATTAACCATTTCTACCCGTTCCCGCATCCCGATGACGCCTAATCTTTTGTGCCTTTTGGCGAAAAGCACGCGGTCCACTCGAAAAGATTTGCCATTGTCTTTTATTTCCATGCGAATGGAATTCCGCAGTTTCAGGATGCTCAAGCTCGCTTTGCTTGCTTTCGCATGCTGCGCGACATTCGTGAGCGCCGATTGGGCCACTCGATAAAGCATCGTACGCTTGGAGCCGCTTAATCTTTCCACACCGCGAAAGACCGTAAAGCGGACGGGAATGCGAGTTCTTTTTGTGAAGTCTTTTATGTAGGAAGTCAAAGCCGGAATAAGCCCCAGGTCGTCCAAGATCGTTGGGCGCAATTCCCGGGCGAACCGGTGCACAATGTTCACCGAATTTTCTACAAGGCGCTGCGTATGGACTATTTTTTTCTTGAGGCCCTTCGTGTTGGTTGCAGCTTCTTTTTTTAACCCGCCCAGATGGACATTGATTCCGGCCAGGGTCTGAGCGATTTCATCGTGAAGCTCGCGGCTGATCTGCCTCCGTTCTTCCTCCTGCGCGAGCAGGATCTGATGAGACAGGCGCCGCAAACGCTTTTGCATCTCGCGCGACTCGCCCAGCACTTGGTTATAGTGCTGCTTATTTTTTTTAAGCGCGGCCTCCGCGATCTTGCGCCGGTGGATCTCTTGTTTGAGTTTATCGTTCCTAGGATCGTTCATCGGATTCCCTTCACTATTATCGAATAGTTACTTTGATCCGTCCATGGGTAATGAAATGCTGCTTAGGCGGCCTGAAGCTGCAAGTACACCGATTTCCACTGGGTGAGCATTTGATGAAATCGGCGGCGGGCCTCTAGGCTTCTAACAGCGGCTTCCTTCGTTGCATTGGAATGCCGTGCAATGCGCTGACAGAGAATCTGCTGATAATCCCTGGCGGCATGCTCCCAATCGCCCAGGGTTTGCTTGAGTTTTTCATATTGAGCCTGAAGCATTTCTCGGAAAGTCAAGGCGCCCGGATTTTCGAGTCTTTCGAGAAGCCGGTCTTCAAGACTTTGTTTTTCGGCGGCCAGTTGGGCGGCAATAATACGGAACTTGGACATCTTTCTTAAATCCCACGCAAGCCCCAGCCCGGAGAGTAGAGCAATTATCCATTTGGTTGGGTCCCATTGGTACCAGCGCACGCCATTCCGGTAATCTCCCGGGAAATGATGGTGATAATTATGATAGCCCTCTCCATTTGTGATCAAGGCCGCCAGCCAGTGGTCCTTCGCCGAAGAATAAATGTCGTAGGTGGCTTTCCCAAACTTATGGCAAACCGAATTGATGCAGAAGGTGGCGTGGTAGACCAAGGTAAGCCGGGTGCAGACGCTTAAGAGGAAGGCTCCAAGCAGATGCCCTGTAAGCGCGCCAACGACGAGGGGAGTGAGAATCCCCGCCGTGATTGACCATGCCGTGTAATAACGATGCTGATGCGCGAGAAGCCGGCTTTTTCGCAGGTCTCTTGCATTCTCATAATGGAGGGGATGCTGCCAAAAAATGAGCCATCCAATGTGCGCGTAAAAGAACCCTTTTTTAATGCTGTAGGGGTCAAGCTCGGAGTCGACTAAGCGGTGATGATCGCGGTGCTGCGAGGCCCAGCGGAGGGCGGATTGCTCGAAAGCGGCGGCCCCGAAAAAGAGCACGAGAAAACGGACAAGGGCATGGGCTTTAAAAGTGCAGTGGGCAAAGAGCCGGTGGTAACCCAGGGTGATGCTGGTGCTCGTAACCGCCATGTAAAACAAAAAGAGCAAAAGCTCCGAGACTGAAATGCCAAAACGGAGAAGATAGAGGCAAGTTCCAAGCGTCCCTAAAAGGGTCGTGATGAAGAAAAAAATGACATTGGTCCAGATCACCTTTTTTACCGGGACCTGCTGTTGCGCCGCCGTAACCTCTTTGTTCCCAAATCGTTGTCCCATTGCTTTTTGTCTCATGGCTTCAATGATAATTCAATTCAAGGCCGCGCAATATGGGGTATTCAGCCCATGGACCGGAGGTGGGGTCAATACCCCATAGTTATTGTATCCGATAAGGTTTAACCTGACAGCTCGATCGGCGAAGTTATAGAGAAGGTATGGGGGGTGGTATGAAATCGACGTCCATGATTCTGTCTGATTTTTTAACCCAAAATAAAAATGAGATTATTCAGCTATGTAGAGACAAGGTGCTTGCCGCGGGAGAGTCCAAGCCAACTTCAACCCTGTTAGAACGAGGGCTGCCTTTCTTCTATGATGAGCTCATCGAGGTATTAAAACGCGCCGGTTCCCTGGCCTTTATCGACCTCATTAAACAGGATGGCGAAGCTGCCGTGCATGGAAAAGAGTCGTTGCGGCTTGGCTACACAATCTCCCAAGTTGTTCATGCTTACGGCGCTGTTTGCCAATCCATCACAGAATTTGTCCAAGCTAAATCGTATCAAATCACTCCTCTCGAGTTTCAAACTCTTAACCTTGCCCTTGATTGCGCCATCGCCGAGGCTGTAACCGAATTTGAGAAAACACAAAGCGAAAATGTCGCCCGAAGCGAATCTGAACGCCTAGGCTCCCTCATTCATGAACTGGGGAATTCGCTTGCGGCAGCATCGATCTCTTCTGATTTGATTCAATCGGGGCGAGTGGCAAGCGCGGGCAAAACCAGCGATGTGTTGAGGGGGGCGCTCAAGCGCATGCGCCACATCCTGGATGTTTCGCTCACTGAAATTCGTTTGCGGACGAAAGCCCCATTGGAAGCAGAACAAATCCGTCTTATTGATATTATAAGCGAGATAGAAGCCGTTACGATGATCATGTATGAGACTAAAAAAATCCATTTGGAATTTCATATCGATCCTTCCATTGAATTAACCGCTGACCGCCATCTGGTTTTTTCCGCGCTCTCGAATTTGGTGAACAATGCCATGAAATTCACAAAGAGAAATGGGCGTGTCTTCGTACGCGGCAAAGAATCGGCGGGGCGCATCTTGATTGAAGTAGAAGACGAATGTGGGGGCTGGCAGGAAGAAGATAATGTGGAGGAGTTATTCGATCCTTTCGTCCAAAAAGGAGAGGATAAATCCGGTTTAGGTTTGGGGCTCTCCCTCAGTCGTAAAGCCATCGAATTAAATCGCGGCAAACTGACGGCGCATAATATCCCGGGAAAAGGATGCGTCTTTACAATCGACCTCCCGAAGATCGAGAAATAGTTTCCATCAAGACTTTGAAAGTCCATGGCGCTAGATAGTGCCCAGTTGCGAAAGTCGTCCTGGACGGGGAGGCATTAAAAAAGCCAGTGCCCATGAGGGTGCTGGCTTTTTTATTTGAACCCGGCCCTTCAGCGAAGAAACCCTTTTAGGTTGGAAGAAGTGCCTGTTTCGCTTTCTATAGGGCTTATAGGTTCCGCTAGCTCTCTCATCGAATGAGGCGTAGACTCCTATTGTGCTTCGATTTATAAAGAAAGGGCATCTGTGAATTTTAAGGAAAGATTCAAACCATTTATTGAACATCGAAGGCAGCTCAAGACCATCTACGTGGCGACTTGTGACGAAACCGGCCAGCCCAATTGCGCGCCAAGATTGCTTATCGATATCACGGAGCCCAACCACATCTTTTACGTTGATTTCAAGTCATCACAAAGCTATGCGAACATTTGCTCGACCAAGAAAGTCTCTCTGGCTTTTATGGACGAAAGAAATCTCGTAAGCTTTAAAATCAACGGGCGTTGCGAAACCATACAGTCCAGCAAAGAGCTCAAGACCGTTAAGGACAAATGGGCCAAGATCGTCAATGGTTATCATGCGGAGCGGATCATCGAACGGGTTACGGGGGTTGTTTCGGGCAGGGTTGGAGAAATCGTGCTCAGTGAGGATTACGTATTCATCAAGTTTTCTGCAGAGAAAATGAAACACGCCGTGATCCGGCATCCCAGTGCTTATCCGATAGGTAAAATAGCGGCTTTACAGCTGCGGATCGACGATCTTCAAAAAGTCGTCGAGAAACAAAAAGAGGACGGGCGGGAGATGGAAGTCTCCAGAGATTCCTATAAAGCAAGCTCAGATATGT from Verrucomicrobiia bacterium carries:
- a CDS encoding HAMP domain-containing sensor histidine kinase, giving the protein MKSTSMILSDFLTQNKNEIIQLCRDKVLAAGESKPTSTLLERGLPFFYDELIEVLKRAGSLAFIDLIKQDGEAAVHGKESLRLGYTISQVVHAYGAVCQSITEFVQAKSYQITPLEFQTLNLALDCAIAEAVTEFEKTQSENVARSESERLGSLIHELGNSLAAASISSDLIQSGRVASAGKTSDVLRGALKRMRHILDVSLTEIRLRTKAPLEAEQIRLIDIISEIEAVTMIMYETKKIHLEFHIDPSIELTADRHLVFSALSNLVNNAMKFTKRNGRVFVRGKESAGRILIEVEDECGGWQEEDNVEELFDPFVQKGEDKSGLGLGLSLSRKAIELNRGKLTAHNIPGKGCVFTIDLPKIEK
- a CDS encoding diguanylate cyclase, with product MNFKERFKPFIEHRRQLKTIYVATCDETGQPNCAPRLLIDITEPNHIFYVDFKSSQSYANICSTKKVSLAFMDERNLVSFKINGRCETIQSSKELKTVKDKWAKIVNGYHAERIIERVTGVVSGRVGEIVLSEDYVFIKFSAEKMKHAVIRHPSAYPIGKIAALQLRIDDLQKVVEKQKEDGREMEVSRDSYKASSDMFEVAAMQDNLTGLYNQRGFIVLVEQQLKIAKRQKKDSFFIFSDVDHLKRINDTFGHAKGDQTLVEIARILKKSFRESDIIARIGGDEFAVAMVDCGKENLDLAKGRLKKNIEAYNRNSREAYPIELSVGVACCNSDDTIDLRKLLHQSDQMMYEEKRKNNPESL